CGCCTGAAGATGACAGAACCATTCTACAAAGGCCTGCAAAAAGATGAGATCCCTACCATTATTCATGATAATGGAAATATTGTATCCCATCTGGTATCGGGTACATGGGAAGGTCACAAAGGTGCATTTGACTCGCTTATTGATGTTTCTTTATGTACAATGGAATATAAAGCGGGAAGTCAGTATTCAGTATCGATCCCAGCCTCTCACACTATCTTTTTCTATGTAATCAGAGGTCAGTTTATAGTGAATGGACAAAAAGCCGCAATGCACACTTTAGTTGAATTCAATCATGATGCAGAACAACTTACTATCCAGGCACAGGAAGATAGTATATTGCTTCTTGGACATGCAGAGCCAATAGGAGAACCAGTAATAGCACAAGGCCCTTTTGTGATGAATACGCAACAGGAAATTATGGAAGCGTACAATGACTACCGAATGGGAAAATTTGGCAGCTGGTCACACTGAGAAATGAAAAATCAAACAGCCCTGTATACATTATTGCATACAGGGCTGTTTTTATACAAAAGGCTAATACTTCACAATCTTCTTCACAGACACATGATCTGAGAACACTGCCCGCACAATGTATACCCCTGATGCATATTGACTGATATCAAATGTATAAGCATTGGCTGGTGTACTACTCGAAATACTTGTTTCAGCTATTTTCTGACCAAGTCCATTCAGAATCTGAATACGCTGCAACCCTTCTGGTTGTGGATAAAACTGAACATCAACATTGCCATCCGTAGGATTAGGCACTACAAGAAACCCTTTTTCCTTCAGATTTTTATTGATTGTGACCGTTCTCAAGTTT
The DNA window shown above is from Xanthocytophaga agilis and carries:
- a CDS encoding pirin family protein — translated: MRTIKQIHTATYSPIADLITYSPLPSRTLQQIDPFLFLNHHGPQVYPANNRGLPFGPHPHRGMETVTFIIDGDIMHKDSGGYESVITAGGVQWMTAGRGLIHAEVSSTEFKKNGGNLEILQLWLNLPSRLKMTEPFYKGLQKDEIPTIIHDNGNIVSHLVSGTWEGHKGAFDSLIDVSLCTMEYKAGSQYSVSIPASHTIFFYVIRGQFIVNGQKAAMHTLVEFNHDAEQLTIQAQEDSILLLGHAEPIGEPVIAQGPFVMNTQQEIMEAYNDYRMGKFGSWSH